The bacterium genome contains the following window.
AGTCGAAGCCTCCACGTTTCATAAGTTTTGTGTCCGGTTGCTACGCCGCGAAGCTGACCGCATCGGCATTACCCGCGACTTCACAATCTACGACCGTGCCGATTCCGAAACCGTTGTGAAAAACCTGCTCAAGGAACGCGATATCGATAAGGGGGAATGGACTCCATCGCGGATATTAAACGCGATTTCCGGTGCGAAAAACGAACAGCTTACCCGCGACGACTTAACGCACCGTTACCCAAAAGCTCACGACCTGATTGCGACATTATGGGAAGAATACCGCAACCGTCTGCGCCGGAGCAATGCCCTCGATCTCGACGATTTACTAACTGAAGCGTATAAACTCTTGAGCAGTAATGAAGAAGTATTGCGCTTCTATCGCGATCGCTTGAAGTACCTCCACGTCGACGAATATCAGGACACCAACCGGATTCAATATTTACTGGTGAAACTGCTGGCAGGGGAGCGAAAAAACATTTGTGCTGTCGGCGACGACGATCAAGCGATTTACGGGTGGCGGGGTGCCGATATCCGGAACATCCTCGAATTTGAGAAAGATTTCCCCGGTGCGAAGATTTTCCGCCTCGAACAGAATTACCGTAGCACGCCGAATATCCTGCGGGCTGCCGATAGCGTGATTCAACGGAACCGGATGCGCAAAGGGAAAACGCTTTGGACGGAACGGGGTGAAGGTGAGAAACCCCGGTTTATGATGGCAGTTGACGCGCGCGAAGAAGCGGAAAAGGTGATCGATTGGTTTCAATTCGCGAAAAAGGAATCGGTTAATACCGATTCCGGGACAGCGGCGGTGCTCTTCCGCACCAACGCGCAATCGTTAGCGTTTGAACAGTGTTGTATGCAGCGCGGAATTCCCTATACCGTTGTCGGCGCCTTGGAGTTTTACAAGCGGCGGGAAGTTAAGGATGTATTAGCGTATATTACCGCCCTTGCCAAAGTAGAAGAACTGGATACAGCCCAAACATCGGAACCGGTCGGTTTGATGTTGCGGGAGTCGGAAATCGAAGGTTCCGGTTGGATCGACGATTTATCGTTTGAGCGGATGATTAATAATCCGCCCCGCGGAGTTGGTAAAGTTAGTCTCGACAAACTCCGGTTGTTTGCCCGCGAACGGGGATTGCGATTGTTCGACGCAGTGCAACTTGAGGAATTCAAATCCTTTTTCGGTGGTCGCTATCCCAAAGGGTTGGACGTATTACTTACAGAGATTAGTCGTTATCGAAAACTGGCAGAGAGCAACGCAACCGACGAAGTAGTAAGGGAGTGGCTCACGAAGTGCGGATATTTCGATGCGCTTAAGAAAGAAGAAAAAGGGGACGACCGAATCCGCAACGTCGAAGAATTGCTAGCGGATTTCAAACGTTTCCGGGAAGCGAATCCAGATAGTTCAATTACCACATATCTCGAAAACGTGAAGTTACAAAGTGAAGCGGATACGTTGGAATCCCAAGCGGTTGTATCGTTACTAACGGTACACACCGCGAAGGGCTTGGAGTTCGATCAAGTGGCAGTTACCGGTCTGGAAGAAGGGTTGTTTCCGCTCGTCGATGCCGACGATAGCGAGAGCGAGCTGGAAGAGGAGCGGCGCCTATTTTACGTCGCCATTACCCGTGCCAAGAAACGACTTGCATTGAGTTGTGCATCGTTCCGGACTAAATTCGGTAAGACCGATCGAACTTTCCCTTCCAGTTTTTTATCGGAATTGCCTAACGGGGAAATCGAAGGGAATCTGTTTGGCGGATATCGCCCAACGGCGTTTCCCACTACAAATCGCTCGATGCCGAGTGCGAAACCGTCGCCCCAAGCGGCGAAAGTGACGTTGCCCGGCTCGACAACCAACACTTACAAAAGTGGTCAAAAGGTGCGACATCCGAATTTTGGAATCGGTCGTATAGTAACAGCATTACCAGCTGATGGTGGATACAAAGTTTTAGTTGAATTTCCATCGGTTGGACCAAAAACAATTTTAACGAAGTATGTCAATTTGACAATTGAGGGTTAGGCAGTGCAACAACCGGAGTGGACGGAAGCAGTCGCGCGAGCATTACGGGAAGACGGCGCGTATTCCGATGTTACAACATTGACGTTTGTCGCCGAAGATGCAATCGGCACCGCAGAAATCATTAGCCGCGTTGATGGTATCGTATGTGGTGTTCCCGCAGCTCAGGAGACTTTTTAGCAGGCAGGTACCGGTATCGAACAAAAATGGCATGTTCAAGACGGCGATCGTGCAGTCGCCGGGAAACCATGGGTAACGTTAACTGGTCGATTGCGACCGATTCTAATCGGTGAGCGTACCGCCCTGAATTTCCTGTCGCACTTATCGGGTATTGCGACCCTAACCCGTAGATTCGTTGACGCGGTTGTGGGCTTTGATTGCGTTATCCGTGATACCCGCAAGACTATGCCAGGCTTACGTGATGCACAGAAGTATGCCGTTCGGGTCGGCGGAGCAGAAAACCATCGAATGAATCTTGCCGCTGCTGGATTACTTAAAGAGAATCATTTGGTTGCTGCCGGTGGATTACCGTTGGTGTTAGAAAAACTGCAAACGATTGCAGCGCATAAAAATTCTCCGTTGTTTGAATTGGAAGTCGAATCGCTGGAAGAATTGGAAAATGCTTTAAAAGTCGGTGTAAAAGAAATCCTACTCGATAATTTTACCGTCGAACAGACTATTGAGGCAGTGCGGTTCAACCAGCGACGGGCGGTATTAGAGACATCCGGTGGTGTTACGTTGGACAATGTAGCTGCCTATGCCGCAGCAGGGGTCGACCGGATTGCGATTGGCGCATTGACCCACTCGGCAAAACCGCTCGATTTATCGTTATTGGTTCGTAGCCGGAAAACAAAAGAATGACCCGCACACCATTACTGTTTCTCCGGCACTTTCATCAACCTGACTACCGCGATCCGTGGTCGGGATTGCCGACTCTGCCGTGGGTTCGACTCCATGCCTGCCGAGGCTACAGCGATATCTTAACGGCGCTGGAGCAGGGCGAATCGAAATGGACGATTAACTGGACCGGCACGCTCCTCGAACAACTTGAATCGTGG
Protein-coding sequences here:
- a CDS encoding UvrD-helicase domain-containing protein, which encodes MAINLSELNPKQRDAVLLTEGPVLVIAGAGSGKTKTVAHRIAYLVENGLARPYEILAVTFTNKAAGELKNRVQSLLAESDLPPVLKFGEVEASTFHKFCVRLLRREADRIGITRDFTIYDRADSETVVKNLLKERDIDKGEWTPSRILNAISGAKNEQLTRDDLTHRYPKAHDLIATLWEEYRNRLRRSNALDLDDLLTEAYKLLSSNEEVLRFYRDRLKYLHVDEYQDTNRIQYLLVKLLAGERKNICAVGDDDQAIYGWRGADIRNILEFEKDFPGAKIFRLEQNYRSTPNILRAADSVIQRNRMRKGKTLWTERGEGEKPRFMMAVDAREEAEKVIDWFQFAKKESVNTDSGTAAVLFRTNAQSLAFEQCCMQRGIPYTVVGALEFYKRREVKDVLAYITALAKVEELDTAQTSEPVGLMLRESEIEGSGWIDDLSFERMINNPPRGVGKVSLDKLRLFARERGLRLFDAVQLEEFKSFFGGRYPKGLDVLLTEISRYRKLAESNATDEVVREWLTKCGYFDALKKEEKGDDRIRNVEELLADFKRFREANPDSSITTYLENVKLQSEADTLESQAVVSLLTVHTAKGLEFDQVAVTGLEEGLFPLVDADDSESELEEERRLFYVAITRAKKRLALSCASFRTKFGKTDRTFPSSFLSELPNGEIEGNLFGGYRPTAFPTTNRSMPSAKPSPQAAKVTLPGSTTNTYKSGQKVRHPNFGIGRIVTALPADGGYKVLVEFPSVGPKTILTKYVNLTIEG